The genomic stretch TGAAATGCTCACCCTTCAGCTCAAGACCTTTGAAAAATACCTGGAGCTGGCTATTGCCCACCACCGGCCCAGCCTGGTGGCCATCCATGGACTGGGCAGCGGCAAGCTGCGTGATGAGATCCATGAGATACTCCGGCTCCGGAAAGAGGTCAGGACCTTCGTGAACCAGTACCATTCGGCCTATGGCTACGGCGCCACAGAGATCTATTTCCAGTACTAAGATGGATTCCGCAGGGACAATATTGGTTCGTCCCAAAAATGCTTTTTCCTGTTCCTGCCAGCATGTTGATTGCTGTAACCGCACCTGCCACGGCAAGCTGTTCCAGGCATTGTGCAGCAGGTAACCGAATGCGGCAGCATAGGTTCGTCCCAAATGCTTTAAAAAAATATCGGTCCTGTTTTCTGCGGGTTAAATAGCTGCAATCGCCGGCTGGGACCCAAGCCCTTCCTGTCCGCCTGCCAACCGGGTACATTTGTGCATTACTCATTTTAATTATCCCGGTTGTGAAAAAATTACTCTTGTTTGCAGGACTGGCTGCAATAGCAGGAACGCTATTGGCCTTTACAATGGTGAATAACCGTTTCAATAATATTCTGAAGGACCTGGGCCTGGAAGAGCGGGAATCCCGCAGTTATATTTTCAGCAATTTTGAAGGAGGGGTATTGTCGTCCCCGGCTATCCGTAAACTGGCTGCCGGCAAAAGGGCGGATGCGGTCAGGGAGTTGGGGAGTTATATTAAGCAATATGTTGCTTCCCCGGAATTCAAAGAGAAATACCAGCAGGCAAGGGAAGAGCGCAAGCCGTCAACACCTGGCGGCGATCTGGACCAGCTGGTGAAGGAGCAGATCAAAGAAATGGAAATGGAGCTACCGGAGGGTGAAAAATACCTGAAGCAGCTGCCGGCAGGCGCACCCCAGCGTAAGATGGTGGAGGAGGAGTTAAAAAAGGTGAGGGAACGACTGGCCATCCTGAAAGATCCCAAACATCCCAGGTACCAGGCAGAAGCATTGGAGATGGCAGATATAGATGAGGACCAGCTGAAAAACTACCAGGAGCAGCTGGCCTGGTGGAACGAGCATTTACCGGCCAATCCCCAGCTGCTGATCAAAAAGCGGCTGCAGGAGTTCCTGAACCTGACGGCGGATATCAATTTCAATGCACAGCTGGTGAAGTCGGGCAACAAAATGAAGTTTGCCGATCCCAAACTGGAGGCCCGCAGCTGGGACTGGAAGCGTTGTTTCCGCTGTGGTGAAGAGACCATCACTGCCGCCAGGGTCTATACGCAGCAGTGGCTGAAAGAATTGAACTAAGCAATATCGGGGTATTATCACTATAGGAAGAAGCATTCGGCAAGCCTGCGCAACAGCGCAGGCTTTTTTGCTGGGGGCGTTGCTGATTGCCATCCATGTTTTCTTCGTGTAAGACCGGGGAGATCCCGGGCGGCAGCGTCCTGGCAGTACCGGATAATAATTGTCTAAAAGACTTTTTATTAGCTTTAAATATATATATCCTGCAGCAGGAAGTCCGTAAAAGGTTTCGGTACATTCATGGATCTATTTTGAACTATGAACAGTCTCTTGTTAAACGCAGGGAAACTAATCCTGATCCCTTTACTGGTCCTGTTGGCGGGCTGCGGCCGCGCGCTGAAACCGGAAAGATCGGTCAGCAGCAACCAACCACCATTCAACAGCAGCAATGAGCAGGCTGCTCCTCCTGCGGCGCTGCCTTCCTGGTTCCTGCATGCCGATGAGCAGGCGGTGGATGCTGCCAGTCAAAGCGTCTGCTACCTGCGGCAACTGCTTTTCCTTACTGCTAATATTCAGCAGGCTGCCTCTTTCGGAACAAACGAAGGGGCGATGTTTGGAACTGTTTTCTGCGATGCTGCTGCGCGGCTGCATAAACTCCCATTGATCAGGCATTACCTGTGGCAATACGATACCAGACTGCTGCCTGGCAGAAAAGCCGACAGTGCGGCACAGGTTGTACGGCAGGCCCTGTCCGGCAGCGGGCCGCTGGATTATGTGGGTACGCTCTTTAAGGCTATCGGCAACAGCCGGATAGTGATGATCAATGAGAATCACTTCGACTGGCGCCACCGGGCTTTCACAGAGAGCCTGCTGGACAGTTTCCGGGCGCGTGGTTTTGATCTGCTGGCGCTGGAAACCCTGAATCACCAGCAGGATGTCAACAGCAGGAAATTTGCTAACTATTATTCCGGCTTCTATACACGGGAATCCGTTTTTGCCAACCTGGTCAGGACGGCGGCTGCAAAAGGATTTACACTGCTGGCTTATGAAGACAGTGTAAACATAGATACTGTATATACCTCGGATTCGGGCAGCTATGATTCCCGGGAATGGGAGCAGGCCAAAAATATCGCCGCCGCCCTGGAAAAATATCCCGGCAGCAAGTTGCTGGTCCATGCCGGTTATGGACATATCAGTGAACACAAGAGCCGTATCGGCAGGAACATGTCCATGGCAGAACTGCTCCGCGTGAAATTCGGCTATGAGGCCGTGACCATCAACCAGACCTTCCTGGACGATCTGAGTAGTGGACTGAAGCCTGTAACTGATTTCCCGCCGGGTTATTACCTGGTCAGCAAGGAGTCCCTGCTGCCGCTTGATACAGCCCTCTTTATGCAATGCGATCATTACATCTTCAATACTATCCATCATTACCCGGGCGAGCAGCTGACAGGCCCGGACAGGGGATTGCGTACAATAGCGCTGGCAGCTTTCCCGCTGGATTCCCTGCTGCGTGCTTCCGGTTTGCAGGCTACCCTGGAAATATACCGGCAGCAGGAACTGGCGACAGCCTTCCCGGCGCCCTGCTTCATCAAGCATATATCGCCTTCTGCTGATCTGTTGCCTGCAGTACTGGCGGCGGATGATGTACGTATACCAGAACAGGTATACCTGCCTCCCGGCAGTTATACGGTATTGCTGAGAAGTGAAAAAGGGGATTGTTATTTCCAGCGTCCTCTTGTTGTTGAATAAAACAGGCTCCCGCCACTGGCTGTTTCGGTTATATAGCCAGGTTTTGTGCGCAATTCAGTAATTTTGCAGCTAACTACAAACCGTGCTATCGCTTCGGGTAAAACCGGGGAGGAAAGTCCGGACAGCAAAGGGCAATGCACCGGTTAAGCGCCGGGGTGCCGCCCGCAGCAATGCGGAACGGTACACAGACAGTGCCACAGAGAATAACTACCATCGGGTTGCCGGAGCTTTTGCGCAGTGCGCTGGGCCAGGGCTCCGGCAGCCCGGCGGAAAAGGTGAAAACGTGGGGTAAGAGCCCACGGCATTGTATGGTAACATGCAGTGCGGGTAAACCTTGCATGCTGAAATGCCATGTATACCAGTTCATGGAGCGGCTCGTTCCGCCCGAAGAAGTCGTCAATGCTTTTAAAATTTTCCTGTTGTTCGCAATGGGTTTATTTTTTAGGTTTTTGCAACTCTCAAGGGGACTGGGTGGGTAGGCAGCTTGAGCCCGGCAGTAATGGCGGGCCCAGATAAATGATAGCACACCTGCTTAGGCAGGTGAACAGAATCCGGCTTACTGGTTTGTAGTTATTTTTTCTTCCTGCGCTCTTAATGGCTGTACAGCTGGCCGATAGTGCCACCTAACTCCATCAGCCAGGCGATGCCGAGATGTACAATGAGGCCGCCCCAGATATTCTTTGTATGGTATACTACCACACCCAGGATCATACCCCCGAAATAAGAGCTGATACATTCAAAAAGTGGTTTGCCGAAATGGATGGCGCAGTAGAAAGCGGCCATGGGTAAGATAACGGACCTGCCGGCATAGCGGGCAAAGGCCAGTACCAGGAAGCCGCGGAAGAAGGTCTCAATGGTCAGGAAATCGATCCCGTAGGAAATTTCATAGAGTATGCGCCAGCCGGTCATGGAAGAGACATGGTCCTTCAGAAAATCGATCCGCTGCATTTTGGGATAGGTCTGCAGGAAATCTGCTTGTGTGGAAGCGAATGCTACCAGGGGCACCATGAGCAGGAGCAGGATGGCGTAGGGGCGGGCATTAAAACGCTGGAACAGCAGTCCGGCCACGGGCGGTCTGCGTTTGGCCATCCGCCAGTAGAGGTGGATGATACCCAGTACCACGGCGCATTTGAGCGGCCAGTTGAGCACCATGTACCAGTATTGGCTCCAGGGATAGCCAAGGGGCAGGGTAATGCCACGGGTGAGCCAGTCGAGCGTCACCTTTAACGCAAAAACAGCAGGGGCCAGGAACAGCAGCACAAAAAAAGAGGGAGTGATGCGGAGCTTATGCGGCTGGAAAATATATTGAAGCGCCCAGGCGCTGCCAAAAACAAGGAAGAATAGGCCCGTAAAAGCCAGGAAGCGGATCCCGTAATGCGGGATGTTCATGAGCCGGTCTTCCAGCTGGAGACTGTAGTTAATGGCAATGAATATAGCTGTCACCAGGGTGGTGAGCAGGGCGGCGGCAGGATGGATGGACTGGAAATAGCTGCGGAGATAACCGACAATATTTCTCATGGGTTACTGCGCTTCAAAGCTGGCTTTCAGTTTTCCCATGAGGTCTGTGGCGATCATCTTTTCGGCCAGCAGGATCATATTATAAAATGCACGGCCCTGGGAGATCCCATGACCAATGATCACTGGTTTGGCCACACCCAGTACGGGTGTTCCGCCATAGTTCTCGAAATTGAAACGCTCCAGGAACTCGTGACGGATATCCTTGGCGTGCGTGATCTCATAAATGGATTCCGCCAGTTTCAGGATCACGTTACCGGTGAAGCCTTCGCAAACCATCACATCGGCCTTGTCGAGGAAGACATCGCGGCCTTCTACGTTACCCACAAAATTGATCTGGTTGTTCTCTTTGAGGAGGGGATAGGTGGCCTGCGCCAGGATATTACCTTTTCCTTCTTCCTCGCCGATATTGACCAGGGCAACACGGGGATTGTCAATGCCGAGGATATGTTTGGCGTAGAGCGAACCCAGCAGGGCGAACTGGTTGAGCTGCTCGGGCTTGCAATCGGCATTGAGCCCTACGTCCAGCAGGAGGCCCGTCTTACCATTGTCCTTGGGGATCACGGTAGAGATGGTGGGGCGGAGTACGCCTTCAATGGCCTTGATGCTGTACATGGCGCCAACGAGCATGGCGCCGGTATTGCCGGCGCTGATAAAAGCGTCTGTTTTTCCAGTGGCCAGCAGGTGGAACCCGATGGCTATGGAGGACTGCTGTTTCTCTTTCAGCGCCTTGGTAGGATGCTCGTGCATGTCGATGACCTGCGGTGCATGCACTACTTTAACCTTGCCGGCGGGAATATTGAATTCTTCCAGCAAAGGATTGATCTGTGCTTCATCGCCGGTGACCAACAGGTTTGCCGGCGATGCTGTTTCTGATAAATACAGGTGGATACCTTTCACCGCTTCGCGTGGTGCAAAGTCTCCACCCATTATATCTAATCCGATAGTCATCTCCGGCAACAGGCTTTTATATTATAAATTACTTGATGGGAGCTTGTTCAGCAACCACTTTTCCTTTATAATACAACTTGCCTTCGCTCACGTGAGCACGGTGGCGAACATGGATCTCGCCGGTGGTGCTGTCCTTGCTCAGTGTTACTTTCTCAGCTTTGTAGTGAGTCCTTCTCTTCGCACCTCTTTGTTGAGAATGTCTCCTCTTGGGATTGGGCATAACTCAGATATTTATTACAACTTATGAATGATCAATTATCTTCCAGGTCTTTAAATTTTTCCAACCCTTTCCACAAGGGATTGGCGGCGCCACTATTTCCGGCATCCAGTTTTTTCAGCACGTCCAGTGCTTCCTGATTGCAACCGGGGCCTCCCATTTCTTCGGGCGTACACATTCTTTGCATCGGTATGCTCAGGTTGATGAATTCATAGATCCAGTCGGCGATCCTTAAATGGCTTTCGCCTTTGGAAATATAATAAACATCGGGGTCTTCTTCCTGCTCGTTCATCAGGTCCGGATCTTCCACCATTTTGACCACGATATTAAATTCATCCCAGAGCTCCAGTGGCAGATCATTGCCGCAACGATCGCAGGTGACATTCAGTTTGCCGCCCACCTCAAACTTCAATAGCATAAAGCCATGCTGCTTGTCGAGGGCCAGTTTCACTTTGGCCACGCAGTTGCGAAAATCCTGCTCCTGGTAATCTACAAAGAACTTATCATCTATCTCGTACTCAAACTCATGGATGCCCGGCTTCAACCCTACAAATGCGATATCGTAATTCCGACGGTTCATGAGCTACTCTTTTAAAGAGTTTGCAAAGGTAAGGAAAACAAGGCATTTACAAAACAAAAGTATAAAGATAAGGTAATGCACATGTGTGGATAAGAACAAAAGGCTAATTTTGTGACTGCATTTTTGATTTCTGTGCTAATCATTGTTAAAATCATCATTTTATATGAAAAAATTCCTTGCAGCCGCCCTTTTCCTGTCCGTTTTTGCCTCAGTTCAGGCCCAGCCGCCCAAAGGACCCGCCAAACTGGGTTCCACCTATGGCGCCGGCGCCAATGCCGAAGGAGCCATTGATATTGCTCAACTGCCTGCCCGCCTGGAACAGCAGGACAGCATCCAGACCAAGGTGATTGCCAAAGTATTGGATGTTTGCCCCAAAAAAGGCTGCTGGATGTCGCTCCAGGTGAACGACAGCACCACCGCCTTTGTCAAAATGAAAGACTATGCATTTTTTGTGCCCATGGATATGATCGGTAAGACCATCGTCCTGGAAGGCGAGGCCAAGATCAAGACCACTTCCGTGAAAGAACTGCAGCATTATGCCGAGGACGCCAAAAAATCCCAGGCTGAGATTGATGCTATCACCGAGCCTAAGAAAGAGATCCGCTTACTGGCGTATGGGATCAAAGTGGTGAAATAAACCTGTTGAACACTTTATACAAATGCCGGCCCTTTCAGGAGGAGCCGGCATTTTTTATTCATTTAGCCTGTGCTGTTGTAAAGCCTGAATAAAGGTTTGGGACGAACCAGGGGCTGCTGACAACTATGTCCTTCCTGTGGCGATCTGCATCCGCTGGTTAGCCGGAGGCTAACAAATACATGTCCCTGGCCGGAGGCGAGCAACGGTACTGGCTACTAACGCCCGAGAGGTATTAAGAGACTGCCGCTTTCTCGCTGCTCAGCATCTTATTGACCAGCTTATCGTCTCCCACTACAAACACCACATCATCCACCCGGAAATCGAACCAGGATTCGGGATTCAGGATGCGCTGGCCGTTCCTTTCTACCCCTACTACTATTCCCTTGATCTTTTCCCGGATGCCGGAGCTGCGGATGGTCTTGTCCAGCAGGGGCGAGTTTTCCCCGATCACAAATTCGCGCAGCACCACTTCATTCACGGCAGGCTCCTGGTTCTCCACATGCCTTACGGGACGGATAATGGCCTGCAGGCGCTTGATCTGCGGATCGGTGCCCAGTACATACAGTTCATCGCCGGGATAGATCCGCTCGTAGCGACTGGGTGCGGGAATATTGTTGTCACCCCGGCGGATCAGC from Candidatus Pseudobacter hemicellulosilyticus encodes the following:
- the rpmF gene encoding 50S ribosomal protein L32, encoding MPNPKRRHSQQRGAKRRTHYKAEKVTLSKDSTTGEIHVRHRAHVSEGKLYYKGKVVAEQAPIK
- a CDS encoding DUF177 domain-containing protein is translated as MNRRNYDIAFVGLKPGIHEFEYEIDDKFFVDYQEQDFRNCVAKVKLALDKQHGFMLLKFEVGGKLNVTCDRCGNDLPLELWDEFNIVVKMVEDPDLMNEQEEDPDVYYISKGESHLRIADWIYEFINLSIPMQRMCTPEEMGGPGCNQEALDVLKKLDAGNSGAANPLWKGLEKFKDLEDN
- a CDS encoding CPBP family intramembrane metalloprotease, producing MRNIVGYLRSYFQSIHPAAALLTTLVTAIFIAINYSLQLEDRLMNIPHYGIRFLAFTGLFFLVFGSAWALQYIFQPHKLRITPSFFVLLFLAPAVFALKVTLDWLTRGITLPLGYPWSQYWYMVLNWPLKCAVVLGIIHLYWRMAKRRPPVAGLLFQRFNARPYAILLLLMVPLVAFASTQADFLQTYPKMQRIDFLKDHVSSMTGWRILYEISYGIDFLTIETFFRGFLVLAFARYAGRSVILPMAAFYCAIHFGKPLFECISSYFGGMILGVVVYHTKNIWGGLIVHLGIAWLMELGGTIGQLYSH
- the plsX gene encoding phosphate acyltransferase PlsX is translated as MTIGLDIMGGDFAPREAVKGIHLYLSETASPANLLVTGDEAQINPLLEEFNIPAGKVKVVHAPQVIDMHEHPTKALKEKQQSSIAIGFHLLATGKTDAFISAGNTGAMLVGAMYSIKAIEGVLRPTISTVIPKDNGKTGLLLDVGLNADCKPEQLNQFALLGSLYAKHILGIDNPRVALVNIGEEEGKGNILAQATYPLLKENNQINFVGNVEGRDVFLDKADVMVCEGFTGNVILKLAESIYEITHAKDIRHEFLERFNFENYGGTPVLGVAKPVIIGHGISQGRAFYNMILLAEKMIATDLMGKLKASFEAQ
- a CDS encoding DUF4920 domain-containing protein, with translation MKKFLAAALFLSVFASVQAQPPKGPAKLGSTYGAGANAEGAIDIAQLPARLEQQDSIQTKVIAKVLDVCPKKGCWMSLQVNDSTTAFVKMKDYAFFVPMDMIGKTIVLEGEAKIKTTSVKELQHYAEDAKKSQAEIDAITEPKKEIRLLAYGIKVVK